In Limnohabitans sp. INBF002, one genomic interval encodes:
- a CDS encoding ATP-dependent DNA helicase encodes MSHPLRDMVQEAFAPLGVLARATDHFSPRQGQTDMALAVADVVAQGGSLVVEAGTGVGKTFAYLVPALLSGERVLLSTATKALQDQLYARDLPRLVQALNLPIRLALLKGRSSYLCTHRMEMARRDTQIPDRHTVHLLSRVETWSLSTRTGDLAELPGLDERSPLIPLITSNRENCLGSQCPKFKTCHVNAARREALGADVVVINHHLFFADMAVRETGMAELLPSVRVVIFDEAHQLNEVGVNFLGHQLGTAQLLDVTRDMLATGLQLARGLADWQGVCSGLERAARELRLIGGKRPGAVKLRWTEDAPEGIHPGVWEQSLQDVGAACVQALQALDTVSEIAPDFMRLHDRVAEIAKRVDAFLNPCAPDAVRWMDVSASQMRLMEAPLDIAQTVRERLMKQASAIANDENSDEPPPWHDEPSLEETFAAQRDADASTHEDDADASPFDSAFPMRPVEDARPRSWVFTSATLGDDPRLRWFTEPCGLESATVLRVSSPFDYPAQASLYVPRDIVRPNDPAHSAQVAALASDAVRRLGGRTLVLTTTLRALRAIGDVMKQQLEGSGIEVLVQGEWPKRHLMERFREGAKVGEGGCVLVASATFWEGFDVPGDALQLVVIDKLPFPPPNDPLVEARSKRLEAQGRSPFNDYFVPEAVVALKQGAGRLIRTESDQGVLVLCDNRLVTTGYGRRLIAALPPMRPLQTAQDLAQALDALSQDLISKTSTTTF; translated from the coding sequence ATGAGCCACCCCTTGCGTGATATGGTGCAAGAAGCGTTTGCACCTTTAGGCGTGCTGGCTCGCGCCACCGATCACTTCAGTCCACGCCAAGGCCAGACCGACATGGCCCTGGCCGTGGCCGATGTGGTGGCGCAAGGCGGCAGCTTGGTGGTGGAGGCTGGCACAGGGGTGGGTAAAACCTTTGCGTACCTGGTACCTGCGTTATTGAGTGGTGAGCGCGTGTTGCTCTCGACCGCGACAAAGGCCTTGCAAGACCAGCTGTACGCACGCGATTTGCCGCGCTTGGTACAAGCGCTTAATTTGCCCATTCGCTTGGCCTTGCTCAAAGGTCGCTCCAGCTACTTGTGCACGCATCGCATGGAAATGGCGCGGCGTGACACTCAGATACCGGATCGCCATACCGTGCACTTGTTGTCGCGTGTGGAAACGTGGTCGCTCAGCACCCGCACGGGTGACTTGGCCGAGCTGCCCGGCTTGGACGAACGCTCGCCCTTGATCCCACTTATCACCTCTAACCGCGAGAACTGTTTGGGCTCGCAATGCCCCAAGTTCAAAACCTGTCACGTCAATGCGGCGCGTCGCGAAGCGTTGGGTGCCGATGTGGTGGTCATCAACCACCATTTGTTTTTTGCCGACATGGCGGTGCGCGAAACAGGCATGGCTGAATTGCTACCCAGTGTGCGTGTGGTCATCTTTGACGAAGCGCATCAGCTCAACGAAGTGGGGGTGAACTTCTTAGGCCATCAACTTGGCACCGCCCAGCTGCTGGATGTGACCCGCGACATGCTGGCCACCGGTTTGCAATTGGCACGCGGTTTGGCCGACTGGCAAGGCGTGTGTTCTGGTTTGGAACGCGCCGCACGAGAGTTGCGCCTCATCGGTGGCAAGCGACCTGGCGCTGTGAAATTGCGCTGGACCGAAGATGCGCCAGAGGGCATTCACCCCGGTGTGTGGGAGCAGTCCTTGCAAGATGTGGGCGCAGCCTGCGTGCAGGCGCTGCAAGCCTTAGACACCGTGAGTGAAATTGCGCCAGACTTCATGCGTTTGCATGACCGCGTGGCCGAGATTGCCAAGCGTGTGGACGCATTCTTGAACCCGTGTGCGCCCGATGCCGTGCGTTGGATGGATGTGAGCGCCTCACAAATGCGTTTGATGGAAGCGCCTCTCGACATCGCGCAAACCGTGCGCGAGCGTTTGATGAAACAAGCCTCAGCGATCGCGAACGATGAAAACTCGGATGAGCCGCCGCCTTGGCATGATGAGCCATCTCTGGAAGAAACTTTTGCGGCGCAGCGCGATGCCGATGCCTCTACGCACGAGGACGATGCAGACGCATCGCCTTTTGACAGCGCTTTTCCGATGCGACCCGTCGAGGACGCACGTCCACGCAGTTGGGTCTTCACGTCCGCCACGTTGGGGGATGACCCGCGCTTGCGTTGGTTCACCGAGCCTTGTGGCTTAGAGTCGGCCACGGTCTTGCGTGTGAGCAGCCCGTTTGATTACCCTGCGCAAGCCTCTCTTTATGTGCCGCGTGACATCGTGCGCCCGAATGACCCCGCGCACAGCGCGCAAGTGGCAGCCCTTGCCAGCGATGCCGTGCGCCGCTTGGGTGGTCGCACTTTGGTGCTCACCACCACGCTGCGTGCCTTGCGTGCGATTGGCGATGTGATGAAGCAGCAGCTTGAAGGCTCAGGCATCGAGGTGTTGGTGCAGGGCGAATGGCCCAAGCGCCATTTGATGGAGCGTTTTCGCGAAGGTGCGAAAGTCGGTGAGGGCGGTTGCGTGTTGGTGGCCTCGGCGACCTTCTGGGAAGGTTTTGATGTGCCCGGTGACGCGTTGCAGCTTGTGGTCATCGACAAGCTGCCGTTTCCGCCCCCCAATGACCCCTTGGTCGAAGCGCGCAGCAAGCGCCTAGAAGCGCAAGGCCGCAGCCCGTTCAACGATTACTTTGTGCCAGAGGCCGTGGTGGCTTTGAAGCAAGGGGCTGGGCGCTTGATTCGTACCGAATCAGACCAAGGCGTCTTGGTGTTGTGTGACAACCGCTTGGTGACCACCGGCTATGGCCGTAGGTTGATTGCGGCTTTGCCGCCAATGCGTCCACTGCAAACGGCGCAAGACTTGGCTCAAGCTTTAGATGCGTTGAGCCAAGACCTTATTTCCAAAACTTCCACCACGACTTTTTAG
- a CDS encoding outer membrane protein assembly factor BamD, whose product MLRLKLSTVWMAIGLSTAILFTGCADSNYDPTKDWSNDKLYNEAKDEMAAGGYDKAIGMYEKLEGRAAGTPLAQQAQLDKAWAQYKTNEPVQAVATLDRFIKLHPASPALDYALYLKGLVNFNDNLGLLSSWAEQDLAERDPKQAKESFEAFRELAVRFPDSKYAADARLRMAFIKNSLARSDVHVARFYYQRGAYVAAINRAQTTVQEYRDVPAVEEALFIMVQSYDKLGLNQLRDDTKRVLETTYPNSALLYPERAVTKKSWWKFWK is encoded by the coding sequence GTGTTACGACTCAAATTATCGACTGTGTGGATGGCCATCGGCCTGTCTACGGCTATTCTTTTCACAGGATGCGCCGACAGCAACTACGACCCCACCAAAGATTGGAGCAATGACAAGCTCTACAACGAAGCCAAAGACGAAATGGCTGCGGGTGGCTATGACAAAGCCATTGGCATGTACGAAAAGCTCGAAGGCCGCGCAGCAGGCACGCCGCTGGCACAACAAGCACAGCTCGACAAAGCCTGGGCGCAATACAAAACCAACGAGCCTGTGCAGGCCGTGGCCACACTCGATCGCTTCATCAAACTCCACCCTGCCAGCCCCGCGTTGGACTATGCGCTGTACCTCAAAGGTTTGGTGAACTTCAACGACAACTTGGGCTTGCTGTCTTCGTGGGCTGAACAAGATTTGGCTGAGCGTGACCCCAAGCAAGCGAAAGAATCGTTTGAAGCTTTCCGTGAACTGGCGGTTCGCTTTCCTGACTCAAAGTACGCTGCTGACGCACGCTTGCGCATGGCATTCATCAAAAACTCGCTGGCACGTTCAGATGTTCACGTGGCACGTTTTTACTACCAACGCGGCGCTTATGTTGCCGCCATCAACCGGGCACAAACCACGGTACAGGAATACCGCGATGTGCCGGCGGTTGAAGAAGCATTGTTCATCATGGTGCAGTCCTACGACAAGCTGGGCTTGAACCAGTTGCGTGACGACACCAAACGCGTGTTGGAAACCACCTACCCTAACTCCGCGTTGCTGTACCCAGAACGCGCCGTGACTAAAAAGTCGTGGTGGAAGTTTTGGAAATAA
- a CDS encoding RluA family pseudouridine synthase, with protein MDGPEVETRELVIPSDLHGERLDRALAVLLPEFSRSFSQQLLSEGCVSCVLPTPRVMTKASAKVRMGERYQLILKPTPQSQAFKPEDIPLDVIYEDEDLRVLFKPAGLVVHPAPGNWSGTLLNGLLALDPQAVMLPRAGIVHRLDKDTSGLMIVARTRRAMDALVAMIAEREVHREYLAVAYRKWSGTPVRDIVAAIGRDYRNRLRMAVVDLERLPGKEAHTTFECLSSQEEACLVQCTLHTGRTHQIRVHMAHFGHPLVGDSLYAGPMTLGIDRQALHAFRLSFDHPITGAPLKFEAPLPDDMVNLLAGLGLKRPE; from the coding sequence ATCGACGGCCCCGAGGTGGAAACCCGCGAACTCGTCATTCCCAGTGATTTGCACGGCGAACGCCTTGACCGTGCTTTGGCTGTGTTGCTGCCCGAGTTCTCTCGCAGCTTCTCTCAGCAGTTGCTCAGTGAGGGGTGTGTGAGCTGTGTCTTGCCCACGCCTCGTGTGATGACCAAGGCCTCGGCCAAGGTGCGCATGGGCGAGCGTTACCAGCTCATCTTGAAACCCACACCGCAAAGCCAAGCCTTCAAGCCCGAAGACATTCCGTTGGATGTGATTTACGAAGACGAAGACCTGCGCGTGTTGTTCAAACCCGCCGGTTTGGTGGTGCACCCCGCGCCCGGCAACTGGAGTGGCACGCTGCTCAATGGTTTGTTGGCCTTGGACCCGCAAGCGGTCATGCTGCCCCGTGCAGGCATCGTGCACCGCTTAGACAAAGACACCAGTGGTTTGATGATCGTGGCGCGCACACGCCGCGCCATGGATGCCTTGGTGGCCATGATTGCTGAGCGCGAAGTTCACCGCGAATATTTGGCCGTGGCGTATCGCAAATGGAGTGGCACACCGGTGCGCGACATCGTGGCTGCGATTGGTCGCGACTACCGCAACCGCTTACGCATGGCCGTGGTTGACCTCGAGCGCTTGCCCGGCAAAGAAGCCCACACCACGTTTGAGTGCCTGAGCAGCCAAGAGGAAGCCTGTTTGGTGCAGTGCACCTTGCACACGGGGCGCACACATCAAATTCGTGTGCACATGGCGCACTTTGGTCACCCACTGGTGGGCGACTCGCTCTACGCTGGCCCCATGACCTTGGGCATTGACCGCCAAGCTTTGCACGCATTCCGGTTGAGCTTTGACCACCCCATCACGGGCGCACCGCTCAAGTTCGAAGCACCGCTGCCTGACGATATGGTCAATTTGCTGGCGGGTTTGGGCCTGAAGCGCCCCGAATAA
- the scpB gene encoding SMC-Scp complex subunit ScpB, which translates to MNTVDAKRVLETALICSHQPIQIRDLRVLFSDALGADTIRTLLEEMQLDWAQRGVELVQVATGWRFQSRPEMREYLDRLNPEKPPKYSRAVMETLAIIAYRQPVTRGDMEDVRGVTINSLVLKQLEDRGWVEVIGHRETVGRPSLYATTRQFLDDLGLASLDQLPVYDSAQAQANAFARLGEDDPSLQMDMALESDETAEVATPAEGEAPIFELSSPRDPAPTGDDTHEH; encoded by the coding sequence ATGAACACCGTGGATGCCAAGCGCGTACTTGAGACCGCCCTGATTTGTTCGCACCAACCGATTCAGATTCGCGATTTGCGCGTGCTGTTCTCTGACGCCTTGGGTGCAGACACCATTCGCACCTTGCTGGAAGAAATGCAGCTCGATTGGGCGCAGCGCGGCGTTGAGCTGGTGCAAGTGGCCACCGGTTGGCGCTTCCAAAGCCGCCCAGAAATGCGCGAGTATTTGGACCGTCTGAACCCCGAGAAGCCTCCTAAATACTCACGCGCTGTGATGGAAACCTTGGCCATCATTGCCTACCGCCAGCCTGTGACCCGTGGTGACATGGAAGACGTGCGTGGTGTGACCATCAACTCGTTGGTCCTCAAACAACTCGAAGACCGCGGCTGGGTTGAAGTCATTGGCCACCGCGAAACCGTGGGCCGTCCTTCTTTGTACGCCACCACGCGTCAGTTTTTGGACGACCTGGGCTTGGCCTCGCTCGACCAACTGCCCGTGTATGACAGCGCCCAAGCGCAAGCCAACGCCTTTGCCCGCTTGGGTGAAGACGATCCATCGTTGCAAATGGACATGGCCCTTGAGTCTGACGAAACCGCCGAAGTCGCAACGCCAGCCGAAGGCGAGGCCCCTATTTTTGAACTTTCCTCACCCAGAGACCCCGCCCCAACCGGCGACGACACGCATGAACACTAA
- a CDS encoding pseudouridine synthase produces MSLTKPPKSQRQPKARPLFLNFPHPETPPQPATTRMNTKHHDLGGKPTEAHDEFLDDDTAFDFDDVVSGEFDAELIRAEAAPEKRVLLPQPESPKLHKVLAQSGLGSRIEMERLIAEGHVAVNNEVAHVGQRVQFGDQIKVNGRQLKVRIAPPPPRVIAYHKPAGEVVTTDDPQNRPTVFRRLPRLYQGKWQSVGRLDLNTEGLLLFTSSGELANQLMHPRFGLQREYAVRSLGKLSKDQKEQLITGIQLDDGPAQFGSIEEGGGEGSNCWYRVTISEGRNREVRRMFEAVGHAVSRLIRIRYGAMVLPRGLKRGAFVELGERDIRALMEAAGAEAPMQSGPSRHDRSERANSRRRGNSIGPRPSTPRAAEERSGPERLVRTERRRGGKAPERAPQPDPMQTSVGYIGADSYAEERQRKKDGQKAFKAGLVGGPRPSSSAAPRRGGSAGGSFGGGRSGGGNGGGAGGNRGRSGR; encoded by the coding sequence TTGAGTCTGACGAAACCGCCGAAGTCGCAACGCCAGCCGAAGGCGAGGCCCCTATTTTTGAACTTTCCTCACCCAGAGACCCCGCCCCAACCGGCGACGACACGCATGAACACTAAACACCACGACCTGGGTGGCAAGCCAACCGAAGCACACGACGAATTCTTGGACGACGACACCGCGTTTGATTTCGACGATGTGGTCTCAGGCGAGTTCGATGCCGAACTCATCCGCGCCGAAGCAGCGCCTGAAAAACGTGTGCTTTTGCCACAACCCGAATCGCCCAAGCTGCACAAAGTCTTGGCCCAATCGGGCTTGGGCTCACGCATCGAGATGGAGCGCCTGATTGCCGAAGGCCATGTGGCAGTGAACAACGAAGTGGCCCACGTGGGCCAACGCGTGCAGTTTGGTGACCAAATCAAGGTCAATGGCCGTCAGCTCAAGGTGCGCATTGCACCGCCGCCACCGCGCGTCATCGCGTACCACAAGCCTGCGGGCGAAGTGGTGACCACCGATGACCCACAAAACCGTCCCACCGTGTTCCGCCGCTTGCCCCGCCTGTACCAAGGCAAATGGCAATCTGTGGGCCGTTTGGACTTGAACACCGAAGGCTTGTTGCTGTTCACCAGCTCGGGCGAATTGGCCAACCAGCTGATGCACCCGCGATTTGGCTTGCAACGCGAATACGCAGTGCGCTCGCTGGGCAAGCTCAGCAAAGACCAAAAAGAACAACTCATCACTGGCATTCAACTCGACGACGGTCCCGCCCAATTTGGCTCGATCGAAGAGGGCGGCGGCGAGGGCTCCAACTGCTGGTACCGCGTCACCATTTCCGAAGGTCGCAACCGCGAAGTGCGCCGCATGTTCGAGGCAGTCGGCCACGCCGTGAGCCGTTTGATTCGCATCCGCTACGGCGCCATGGTGTTGCCACGCGGCTTGAAGCGTGGCGCCTTTGTGGAGTTGGGCGAGCGCGACATTCGCGCCTTGATGGAAGCTGCCGGCGCCGAAGCGCCGATGCAAAGCGGCCCATCACGCCATGACCGCAGCGAGCGTGCCAACAGCCGCCGTCGCGGCAACAGCATTGGCCCACGTCCATCCACACCCCGCGCGGCTGAAGAGCGCAGTGGCCCCGAGCGTTTGGTTCGCACCGAGCGCCGCCGCGGTGGCAAAGCCCCAGAGCGCGCACCACAGCCAGATCCGATGCAAACCTCGGTGGGCTACATCGGTGCAGACAGTTATGCCGAGGAGCGCCAACGCAAAAAAGACGGCCAAAAAGCCTTCAAAGCAGGCTTGGTCGGTGGTCCACGTCCGTCAAGCAGTGCTGCGCCACGACGCGGCGGTTCTGCAGGCGGTAGCTTCGGCGGTGGCCGCTCAGGTGGCGGTAATGGTGGCGGTGCGGGTGGCAACCGTGGTCGAAGCGGTCGATAA
- the ndk gene encoding nucleoside-diphosphate kinase → MTERTLSIIKPDAVAKNVIGQIYARFEAAGLKVVAARMAHLSRGEAEQFYAVHKARPFFKDLVDFMVSGPVMIQVLEGEGAILKNRDLMGATNPKDAAPGTIRADFADSIDANAVHGSDAAETAAVEIGFFFAGMNVYGH, encoded by the coding sequence ATGACCGAACGTACTCTCTCCATCATCAAGCCAGACGCAGTTGCTAAGAACGTCATCGGCCAAATCTACGCACGCTTCGAAGCTGCTGGCTTGAAAGTTGTGGCTGCTCGCATGGCCCACCTGTCACGCGGCGAAGCTGAACAGTTCTACGCTGTGCACAAAGCACGTCCTTTCTTCAAAGATTTGGTTGACTTCATGGTCTCTGGCCCTGTCATGATCCAAGTGCTCGAAGGCGAAGGCGCTATCTTGAAAAACCGTGACTTGATGGGTGCAACCAACCCTAAAGACGCAGCGCCTGGCACCATCCGTGCTGACTTCGCTGACAGCATCGATGCCAACGCTGTGCACGGTTCTGACGCCGCTGAGACAGCCGCTGTTGAAATCGGCTTCTTCTTCGCCGGCATGAACGTTTACGGTCACTAA
- the rlmN gene encoding 23S rRNA (adenine(2503)-C(2))-methyltransferase RlmN encodes MTANLLDFDLDGLAVFCERLGEKRFRATQLFRWIHQKGAQDFDQMSDLAKSLREKLKTCAQVQPLTPISRHDSADGTIKWLFDVGDGNAVETVFIPEDDRGTLCISSQAGCAVGCRFCSTGHQGFSRNLTTGEILSQLWFAEHTLRKQFNTTERVISNVVMMGMGEPLQNYSALVPALRSMLDDHGYGLSRRRVTVSTSGVVPMMDRLGEDCPVALAVSLHAPTDALRDNLVPLNRKYPLHELMDACRRYLAHAPRDFITFEYCMLDGVNDQPEHAQALIDLVKPKRGQGEPVPCKFNLIPFNPFPASGLTRSSAATVKAFAAQLSEAGIITTVRKTRGDDIDAACGQLAGDVKDRTKVDARMAKQRVIPLTQVSS; translated from the coding sequence ATGACGGCCAACCTGCTTGATTTTGATCTCGACGGTTTGGCCGTTTTTTGTGAGCGCTTGGGCGAGAAACGCTTCCGCGCCACACAGCTGTTCCGGTGGATCCACCAAAAAGGCGCACAAGACTTTGATCAGATGTCTGATCTCGCCAAGTCGCTGCGCGAGAAGCTGAAAACCTGCGCTCAGGTTCAGCCCTTAACCCCCATTTCTAGACACGATTCCGCCGACGGCACCATCAAGTGGCTGTTCGACGTGGGCGACGGCAACGCCGTCGAAACCGTGTTCATTCCTGAAGACGACCGAGGCACCTTGTGCATCTCGTCGCAAGCCGGTTGTGCTGTGGGTTGCCGTTTTTGCTCCACGGGCCACCAAGGCTTCAGCCGCAACCTCACCACCGGCGAAATTTTGTCGCAGCTGTGGTTTGCCGAGCACACGCTGCGCAAGCAGTTCAACACGACAGAGCGCGTCATCTCCAACGTGGTGATGATGGGCATGGGCGAGCCGTTGCAAAACTACAGCGCCTTGGTGCCCGCGCTGCGTTCGATGTTGGACGATCATGGCTATGGCTTGTCACGCCGCCGTGTGACGGTGTCCACCTCGGGCGTGGTGCCCATGATGGACCGATTAGGTGAAGACTGCCCCGTGGCCTTGGCCGTGTCGCTGCATGCGCCCACCGACGCTTTGCGCGACAACTTGGTGCCGCTCAACCGCAAATACCCCTTGCATGAACTGATGGACGCCTGCCGCCGCTATTTGGCGCACGCGCCCCGCGACTTCATCACCTTTGAATATTGCATGTTGGATGGCGTGAACGACCAGCCCGAACACGCGCAAGCTTTGATCGATTTGGTCAAACCCAAGCGCGGGCAGGGTGAACCGGTGCCTTGCAAGTTCAACCTGATTCCGTTCAACCCATTTCCTGCTTCTGGCCTCACGCGTTCGAGCGCGGCCACGGTCAAAGCATTTGCTGCGCAACTCAGCGAAGCCGGCATCATCACCACCGTGCGCAAGACACGTGGTGACGACATCGATGCCGCTTGCGGCCAGCTCGCGGGTGACGTGAAAGACCGCACCAAGGTGGATGCACGCATGGCCAAGCAACGCGTGATTCCGCTCACGCAGGTGTCGTCATGA
- a CDS encoding tetratricopeptide repeat protein — protein sequence MNLWRVVTFVVVLIATTCGLAACSAAAPQLDTLTHAEPDGTRQRAMRRLSLASAYYEQNQNDVAQQEVRAALQIDPNYADAYSLLGLIHQRAKAPALAQQSFEQALQLASQPPVRSPQLAAIQHNYGWFLCEQNRFAEAQTQFDRALLQPGYASADKTNKAIEFCKTRAAQTDTRSRNN from the coding sequence ATGAACTTGTGGCGTGTCGTGACTTTTGTGGTCGTGTTGATCGCGACAACATGTGGCTTGGCTGCTTGCAGCGCTGCTGCGCCGCAACTAGACACGCTCACACACGCCGAGCCCGATGGCACGCGCCAACGCGCGATGCGCCGCCTGAGTTTGGCCAGTGCGTATTACGAACAAAACCAAAACGACGTGGCACAGCAAGAGGTGCGCGCTGCTTTGCAAATTGACCCCAACTATGCCGATGCCTACAGCTTGCTGGGCTTGATTCACCAGCGCGCAAAAGCGCCTGCTTTGGCGCAACAAAGTTTTGAGCAGGCCTTGCAATTGGCGTCTCAACCGCCTGTGCGTTCACCCCAGCTAGCCGCCATTCAACACAACTACGGTTGGTTCTTGTGCGAACAAAACCGTTTCGCAGAAGCGCAAACGCAGTTTGACCGTGCGCTGCTGCAGCCTGGTTATGCCAGCGCAGACAAAACAAACAAAGCCATTGAATTTTGCAAAACGCGTGCAGCACAAACTGACACGCGCTCACGCAATAATTAA
- a CDS encoding helix-turn-helix transcriptional regulator: MTEETTTSTNPSTTAGALLRQLREDAGFKLDVLAQALRVSPAKLEALESDRLDELPDAMFARALTLAVCRQLKTDAAPVLALLPSQDVSRLAPKNERGLDFPLDRPSFLPQSSFLAVTRLFTPMRWAALAVLVLALVLGLWPEIQSLLVFKDDSAAGTVVVPVASPVVALPSAEEVVPVTEVKSSNMVVTTVHSTAVAAQNASAAAPTSAPGAPDAR; the protein is encoded by the coding sequence ATGACTGAAGAAACAACCACATCGACCAACCCGAGCACGACTGCTGGGGCCTTGTTGCGTCAACTCCGTGAAGACGCAGGGTTCAAGCTCGATGTGTTGGCGCAAGCCTTGCGCGTGTCGCCTGCCAAGCTAGAAGCCTTGGAGTCCGATCGCCTGGATGAACTGCCAGACGCCATGTTTGCCCGGGCCTTGACCTTGGCGGTGTGCCGTCAGTTGAAAACAGATGCCGCCCCCGTGTTGGCCTTGCTGCCTAGCCAAGATGTGTCGCGCTTGGCACCTAAGAACGAACGTGGTTTGGACTTTCCTTTGGATCGCCCCTCGTTTTTGCCGCAATCCAGTTTTTTGGCGGTGACCCGCTTGTTCACGCCAATGCGTTGGGCTGCCTTGGCCGTTTTGGTCTTGGCTTTGGTTTTGGGCTTGTGGCCTGAAATTCAATCGTTGTTGGTTTTCAAAGACGACTCTGCGGCGGGAACGGTGGTGGTGCCTGTGGCCTCGCCGGTCGTGGCGCTGCCTTCCGCAGAAGAAGTGGTGCCTGTGACCGAGGTCAAATCCAGCAACATGGTGGTCACCACGGTTCATTCAACGGCGGTGGCCGCACAAAACGCCAGTGCTGCAGCGCCCACCAGTGCACCAGGAGCGCCCGATGCCCGCTGA